In one window of Polaromonas naphthalenivorans CJ2 DNA:
- a CDS encoding LysR family transcriptional regulator ArgP yields MSTFDPDALECLAAIVEEGGFERAARRLSITQSAVSQRLRALEAQVGTVLIVRSRPLKATSAGQLLLKHTKMLRLLRADLERDLKELAPSSLRGAREDERISIAINADSIATWALPALTGLAQQGLPMEIITDDQDFTHEWLRQGQVLGCVTTLKQALRGCKVVPLGAMEYVAVATPALARERLGFDALTAHNFREIPFVAFNRKDDMQSEFVGKAFGLKRVMLNQLFVPSSEGQVRAVLAGWGASVLPRLLAQERIDQGLLVNLAPACILPIQLYWHCWNLESEVLDALTAALIQSAGLALVA; encoded by the coding sequence ATGAGCACTTTTGACCCGGATGCGCTGGAATGCCTGGCGGCCATTGTGGAAGAGGGCGGTTTTGAACGCGCGGCGCGGCGCTTGTCGATCACCCAGTCGGCGGTGTCGCAGCGGCTGCGCGCGCTGGAGGCGCAGGTCGGCACCGTGCTGATCGTGCGCAGCCGTCCACTGAAAGCCACATCGGCCGGCCAGCTGCTGCTCAAGCACACCAAGATGCTGCGCCTGCTGCGCGCCGACCTGGAGCGCGACCTCAAGGAGCTGGCGCCCAGTTCGCTGCGCGGCGCGCGCGAAGACGAACGCATCTCGATTGCCATCAACGCCGACAGCATCGCCACCTGGGCGCTGCCCGCGCTGACCGGGCTGGCGCAGCAGGGCCTGCCGATGGAAATCATCACCGACGACCAGGATTTCACCCACGAATGGCTGCGCCAGGGCCAGGTGCTGGGCTGCGTCACCACGCTCAAGCAGGCTTTGCGCGGCTGCAAGGTGGTGCCGCTCGGCGCGATGGAATACGTGGCCGTCGCCACCCCCGCGCTGGCGCGGGAGCGGCTGGGCTTTGATGCGCTGACGGCGCACAACTTTCGCGAGATTCCGTTCGTCGCCTTCAACCGCAAGGACGACATGCAGAGCGAATTTGTCGGCAAGGCCTTTGGCCTGAAGCGCGTCATGCTGAACCAGCTGTTCGTGCCCTCGTCCGAAGGCCAGGTGCGCGCCGTGCTGGCGGGCTGGGGCGCCAGCGTGCTGCCGCGCCTGCTGGCGCAGGAACGGATCGACCAGGGGCTGCTCGTCAACCTGGCACCGGCCTGCATCCTGCCGATCCAGCTCTACTGGCACTGCTGGAACCTGGAGTCCGAAGTGCTCGATGCCCTGACGGCCGCCCTGATCCAGTCGGCAGGGCTGGCGCTGGTCGCCTGA
- a CDS encoding ABC transporter substrate-binding protein, which translates to MAYLSFTGLRAATGIAAAMAAMLAFSLPASAQEDPSAAKSAPAHTLKIGVIGPFTGASADFGIPMLNGIQQAVDEINAGGGYLGRKIEIVRKDDQANPDVGLKLSQELVAEKVAATIGFCNTGVAAKSLEVYQTHQLPLIIPCATGTPLTAKYPGPASYIFRTSPSDGIQAPFVVEDIVKRGWDKVAIFADTTGYGEAGLKDVEAALAARQLKPVHVARFELGVKDLGEPLKAARAAGANVVFSYTVGPENAVIARGRQALGWKVPQVGAWTLSFPFFIEGGKEATEGALMAQSFIAEPSNERRASFLTSYARKYKVRKIPVPMAAAQGYDAVYVLVHSLFGIRDGKLTGPAIKAALESKNRPYYGVIATYEQPFSKQDKEATTQNMLVMGMVKDGAVTFAYPEDAKRNLFVQRKQ; encoded by the coding sequence ATGGCCTATTTGAGCTTCACCGGCCTGCGCGCCGCAACCGGCATTGCTGCCGCCATGGCCGCCATGCTTGCTTTTTCGCTGCCAGCCAGCGCGCAGGAAGACCCGTCGGCGGCAAAAAGCGCCCCGGCCCATACCCTGAAAATCGGCGTCATCGGTCCTTTCACGGGGGCGTCGGCAGACTTTGGCATCCCGATGCTCAACGGCATCCAGCAGGCCGTGGACGAAATCAACGCCGGCGGCGGCTACCTGGGCCGCAAGATAGAAATCGTGCGCAAGGACGACCAGGCCAATCCCGATGTCGGCCTGAAGCTGTCGCAGGAACTGGTGGCCGAAAAGGTTGCCGCCACCATCGGTTTTTGCAACACCGGCGTCGCCGCCAAATCGCTGGAGGTGTACCAGACCCACCAGTTGCCGCTGATCATTCCTTGCGCCACCGGCACGCCGCTCACGGCCAAATACCCGGGTCCGGCAAGCTACATCTTTCGCACCTCGCCCAGTGACGGCATCCAGGCGCCGTTCGTGGTCGAAGACATTGTCAAGCGCGGCTGGGACAAGGTCGCCATATTTGCCGACACCACCGGCTATGGCGAAGCGGGCCTGAAGGACGTTGAAGCCGCACTGGCCGCCAGGCAGCTCAAGCCGGTGCATGTGGCGCGGTTTGAGCTGGGCGTGAAAGACCTGGGCGAGCCACTGAAGGCGGCCAGGGCTGCCGGCGCCAACGTGGTGTTCAGCTACACGGTCGGGCCTGAAAACGCCGTGATCGCGCGCGGGCGCCAGGCGCTGGGCTGGAAGGTGCCGCAGGTCGGCGCCTGGACGCTGTCCTTTCCCTTCTTCATTGAAGGCGGCAAGGAAGCCACCGAGGGCGCGCTGATGGCGCAGAGCTTCATTGCCGAGCCCAGCAACGAGCGCCGTGCGTCCTTTCTGACCAGCTATGCGCGCAAGTACAAGGTCAGGAAAATCCCGGTCCCGATGGCCGCCGCGCAGGGCTATGACGCGGTCTACGTTCTGGTGCATTCGCTGTTCGGCATACGCGACGGCAAACTCACCGGCCCGGCCATCAAGGCGGCGCTCGAAAGCAAAAACCGCCCTTACTACGGCGTCATCGCCACCTACGAGCAGCCTTTCAGCAAGCAGGACAAGGAAGCCACGACGCAAAACATGCTGGTCATGGGCATGGTGAAAGATGGCGCGGTGACCTTTGCCTATCCCGAGGACGCCAAGCGCAACCTGTTTGTCCAGCGCAAGCAGTAA